GGCTGCTCTGGTAAATGGTCGCGAAGAAGCGGCGGAAGACCTCCTGCAGCAAAGCATCCTTGTCGGGGAAGCGGCGGTAGACGGTGGCAGGGGAGAGGCGGGCGCGAGCGGCGATGCGGGGCAGGGTGGCGGCCTCCAGGCCGCCCTCCTCCAGCAGCTCGGCGGTGGCCTTGAGCAAGCGCTCCAGGGTGGCGCGGCTGCGGGCCTGCTTGGCGGGAAGGATGGGCGCGCGCATGCTCACAGTCCTTAGCGTCCTCTCCCAAAAATCTTACTTGACAACAATGTGAATGTAAAGTTACATTCACATTCATGGCGGACGAGAGCATGCCTCTCCCTTTGACGCCCGAACCGAAGGCCGACCCGGCGGCTTCGAGCCCAGCGACCTCGCCGCTGGTCGCGGATGGCGGGGCCGGGGGCGCGGCAGCCGCGCCGGCCGCCGCGCTGGCGGCCTCGAACTCGCCAGCGCCCGCGCCTTCCGCAGCCGCCAAGCCGCGCCTCCCCAGCCCGCTCACCATCCCCTACTTCCGCAACCTGTGGATGGGTTCGACTGTTTCGCTGCTGGGCGACCAGTTCTACCTGGTGGCGCTGCCCTGGCTGGTGCTGCAGCTCACCGGCTCCAGCCTGGCCCTGGGCACCATCCTGATGGCTGCGGGTGTGCCCCGCGCCGCGCTGATGCTCATGGGCGGAGCCATCAGTGACCGCTTCGCCCCGCGCCGCATCCTCATTGCCACCGCCTGCGCCCGCACCCTGCTGGTGGCCGCCATCGCGCTGCTGACCTCGCTGCACCTCATCCAGCTCTGGCACCTGTACTTCCTGGCCTTCGCCTTCGGCGTGGCCGACGCCTTCAGCTTTCCCGCCAGCGGGGCCATGATGCCCACCCTGGTGAAGCCGGAGCAGTTGCCCGCCGCCAATGCGCTCTTCGCCTCCAGCGCCCAGGCCTCGACCATGCTGGGCCCGGCGCCTGCCGGCCTGGTCATCAAGCGCTGGGGGATGGCGCCGGCTTTCTGGGCCGACGCGGTGAGCTTCCT
This genomic window from Terriglobales bacterium contains:
- a CDS encoding MFS transporter, whose amino-acid sequence is MPLPLTPEPKADPAASSPATSPLVADGGAGGAAAAPAAALAASNSPAPAPSAAAKPRLPSPLTIPYFRNLWMGSTVSLLGDQFYLVALPWLVLQLTGSSLALGTILMAAGVPRAALMLMGGAISDRFAPRRILIATACARTLLVAAIALLTSLHLIQLWHLYFLAFAFGVADAFSFPASGAMMPTLVKPEQLPAANALFASSAQASTMLGPAPAGLVIKRWGMAPAFWADAVSFLFAIAALLRVPEVPRPAPPPGAPPKPSVLHSIAEGLRYVHRDHALRSLMLLAAGLNLCAIGPIMVGLAMLAKFHFGSSAAYGTFISCFGAGALAGMILAGTMKHPRRRGLMLLGAAALQSVGLALLGVLHGFAAVVVILALMGLVGGLVNVTLASWMQARVERALLGRVMSVLMFSALGLVPISSLIAGAVAQLHLDLMFVAAGAGMLLVTLVAAADKGARAID